One window of Pseudanabaena sp. FACHB-2040 genomic DNA carries:
- a CDS encoding DUF4277 domain-containing protein gives MQIENLDHLGLVAALVDELGLVELTDKLLGRHKL, from the coding sequence TTGCAGATAGAGAACCTGGATCACTTGGGTCTGGTAGCGGCTTTGGTCGATGAGTTGGGACTCGTGGAGTTGACAGACAAGCTTTTGGGCAGGCACAAGCT